AACCGATGGCCCCGGAAGGCATAAAGACCTCCCTGAGCGACCAGCGCGTCACCGCGGACTACACGGATATGCATCTGCGCGTGGGGATTGACTCTCTTTGCCAGCTTATCAACCAGGGCCTGACCGTGAAACACTTGCGGTTTTAACCCCGGGGCCGGCCAGTTTCTTCTCCAGGAACGTCCGCAAAGCAGCGGCGTTGTTATGCCGGGTGTCGCGGGCGGCGAACAGAAGCGTGACAATACCGTCACAAGCCGCTTGCAGGATTGGCTGCCAGGCTCGCGGGTTCTGCTCCAACTCGGCGGCATAGCGGCGCTGGAACTCTTCCCACTTCGCCGAGTCATGGTTGAACCAGTGGCGCAATGAGTCGCTCGGGGCAACTCCCTTAAGCCAGCCCGCCAACTGCAGCTTCTCCCACGTTACGCCCCGCGGCCAGAGGCGATCCACCAGCAGCCGGGCGCCATCGTTCGGCGTCGGCGGGTCATATACACGCCTTATGTGAATCCCATGCACATAGTACATTACTTGGCTGCGGCGAATGGTCAAAGGCAGGGACGGCCGACTGTTCAGCCCGGACCGCGAGCCAGCTCCAGCCTGCGGTCTGTCATTGGCGGGCGCTCTAAACCCGGTGTGGCAGTGTCGAGCGGGTGTTGCTCCAAGCATTTCAGTGGAGGGGCGACCACTCCATGCACTGATGAACCCAACACAATAGGAGCAGGACGCCCCCGCTGCTGCGGCTGGACGGCGCTCCGTCAGTGCTTGGGACGAAGGAGAATGGCCTTCTTCTCTGTGCCTTCCACTTCGACGCTGTGGGTTTCAACGCCGGGATCGTCCTTGAGCGCCTGGTGAACAATACGGCGGTCGAAGGCGCTGAGCGGTTCCAACTCGACTACGTCGCCCCAGCGCCGCACCTTCTCGGCGGCTTCCTTGGCTTTCCGGACGAGGGCCTCGCGGGCCTGGGCGCGGTATCCGCTGACGTCCACCGTGATCTTGGGCACGGTGGGATCTTGCTGGAAGAGCAGCCGGTTGGTGATGTACTGGAGGTCGGCCAGCGTCTGGCCCTGGCGCCCGATCAACCGGCCTGAGTCGTCGGTCTTCACGTCGAGCAAAGTGCCGTCTTCCAGGCGATGCTCCTCGACCGTGGCGGGGAAGCCAAGGAGGTCCAGTATTTTCTGCAGGGTGGTTTGAGGTTCAGCAGGCATAACCTAGTCCAGAGTTGAGCGTTAAGAGTGCAGAGTCAGTTGCCGCAGGTCGCCGGTTCTACTGGGCCTCTATTTCCTCTTTTTCTGCGGCGCCGTCAAGACCGGAGCTTTGACGGGAACAGCGGGTTCCGGGGTGGTCCGGGTGAGCATGGTCTGCGCAATGGTCAGCAGATTCTGCACGGTCCAATAAAGGGTAAGACCGGCGGAGAAGTTGTAGAGGAACACCAGGAACATGAGCGGCATGTAACGCATCATCTTCGCCTGCATCGCGTCCATGCCGGGCGAGGGAGGGGTCAGGCGCGCCTGCCACAACATAGTCGCCCCCATGATGAGCGGCAGAAGGTTGAAGGGAAAGCCCGTCCCGGGAATGGTGAAGAGCGTGTCGGGCTTGGACAGATCCTTGACCCAGAGGAAATGTTCTCCGCGCAGCTCGAAGGCGCTTTGAATCATCTTGTAGAAGCCAAAGAAAATCGGGATCTGCAGGAGCATGGGCAGGCAGCCCCCGAGCGGGCTGACTTTGTGCTCCTTCATGAATTCCATTGTCTTCTTGTTCATCTTGGCCGGATCATCCTTGTACTTGTCTTTGATGGCCTTCATCTGCGGCTGCAGCGCCTGCAGGCGCTTCATCGAACGCGTGCTGGCCTGCGTCAGCGGCCAGAAGACGAGTTTGATGATGAAGGTAATGGCAATGATGGCCCAGCCGTAGGAAAGACCCAGCGCGTGGTGCAGCCAGTTCATCGCCAGCAACAGCGCCTTGGCGAAGAAGCCAAAGAACCCGCCATAGCCCATCACCAGGTCAATGTTGTTGTTGAAGCGGCTGCCCAGGCGGGCGAGGGTCTGGTACTCCTTGGGGCCGGCGAACAGGGAAACCTGGTTGGTGAACGCCTGGCCGGGCGCGAGAATCTGGCCGGGATAAATCAGCGCCCCTTCGTAACCTTCGGGCGGTGGTTTGCTCGCAGACGCCGGCGTGGCATCCGCGCCCGTCGGCCGGGGCAGGATGATCTTGTGGGCAACGACCGCCTTCGCCGGCTGCTCGGGCATCAGTGCCAGGGTGAAGAATTGGTTGTGGGCGGCCGCCCATACTACGTTGTCCGCGCCCGCCCGGTACTCCGCGGGGGGTGTGCGCGGCATGCAGGCGAACCCTGTTGAGGAAAAGAAGCTCGCTCCCGCCTCGTCGGTCTTCGCGCCGTTGTACCACATCACGCCAATGACCATGCCGTTGTCATCGGGCCCCATGGGGGTAGCCGTGCCGATGATCCATTGCTGGGCGGGCAACGTCAGGGGCTGGGACGACCGGTTTTCCAACCGGACGGTCGCGGCGACCAGGTAGTTGGTGCTGAGGCGAAACTCCTTCACGATGCTGAGGCCGTTGGTCAGGCTCTTCTCCGCGCGCACGCCGCCGTCAATCCGGTTCAGCCGGAAGATGCCGTCCCCCTGCACCGCTTCGCCGCCGAGGAGCGCAAGAGTTGGCGGGCGCGTGACGGAGTTCAGGGTGGCCAGGACGTTGGTCTGCGGCGCTTGCTTGCGGCGCGGGGATTCTCTTTCCAGCAGTTCCACCAGCTTCAAGCCGCCGCCATGCGAGCTGAAGGTGTAGCGCGCATTGTCGTTCGCTACCGTAAGCAACTCCTCCGGCACATCGGCGGTCACTAGGGGTTGCGGGGCGGGAGCCGGTTGCTCGAGGACGGGCGCGGTGACGGCGGGTGGGGCAGCCCAGTTGGTCGTGGTAACCGTCGCTACAGGCGCATTGGTGGCGCCTGGCGGCAACGGCTTGGGCGGATAGAGTTTATTGACCAGCGGATACCATAGCATCAGCACAAGAAAGCAGATGACCAGGGCTATGATTGATTTGCGATCCATGCTGGCTAACGCGGTTGCGGAGGAGTTCTTGGGTCCAAAGTCAATAGTCCAAGCTCTAAAGTCGGATGGCTGTGGACTTCAGGCTTCGGTTCGGGCACGGGGTCATCGCCGCAGCCGCCCCAGGGGTGGCAGCGGGCAACCCGCCGGACGGCCAGCCAGGTCCCAGCCACCGCACCGTGCCTGCGCAAGGCGTCAATCGCATATTCCGAGCAACTCGGCGTGAACCGGCAGCGCCCGGCGGGGCCGAACAGAGCTGTCTTGGCCGGCGAGAGGACCCACTGATAGAGCCGCACGCAAAAGACTAGAATGTGCTGGGCAGCGTTCACTCGACTCGGCCGCCGGCCGGCTTCAGTAGTTTGCCTCTGCGAAGCGCCGTCAGGAAATCCCGTTCGACCTCGGCCAGGCCTCGGCCCGCGATCGAATGCCGCGCCACGAGCACCAGGTCCACCGGCGCCGTCAGATCGTGCTGATGGAGGCGGTAGGCCTCGCGCAGGAGTCGCCGCGCGCGGCTGCGAACCACCGCCCCGCCGATCTTGCGGCCGGTGATAACGCCCAGACGCGAGGCCGAATCGGCCGGCAACCGCTGCCAGTTGGCAATAAGGCAACCGGTGGCCAGGCGCTCTCCAGCCTGGCGCAGGCGGGCGAAATCCCGCCCGTGCTTCAGGCGCGCCGCGCGGTCAAACCGCAGACGCTGTGGCGTTGGGACGGCCATGGGCCGACGGCCTATACCGGGGTTAGGCGCTTGCGCCCCTCGCGGCGGCGATTCCGCAGGATACCGCGCCCGCTCTTGGTGGCTTTGCGCGCCAGAAATCCGTGCTGGCGTTTCCGCCTGATCTTCGATGGTTGGTATTGTCGTTTCATAAATCAATTTGGTCCGTCGCCCGCTGATCTGCCTCCTAAATGACGCTGCATCAGGAAACACTCCGTTAACGGAGCGGGGCAGCATATCAGCGGGCAGTCAGGTGTCAAGCCGACCTAAAGCCTCCGAAAGCGTCAGGACTGCATCATGCTCGTTGGTTCGATAAGGACGTTGCTCCGAGAGGTCGGGGCTTGCGCGGAAGCGGACACCTCGGCGTGGCGTCCCTGCCAACGGATTGTCGAGCTTGAAGACGGCCAGGTGTGGGATGAACGCGATGCGTCAGGCCGCGCGAGGCAGCGGTGCGGGCCGACAAGGCCGTCATAGCGTTGCGCGATAGCGATCGGTTCCTCATGATCACGGAGACGTGCTTTCGTCCAATGCTCGGTGCGCACGACGAATCCCATGCAGCGTCACGGCCGCGCAGAACAGTTTCAACGCCTGGATGAACGATAGTCCATGCCACGAAAGTGTGGTAATTCGATCAATCGCGTGCATTGACACCAGGCTCACCAGCGAACTCGCCAGGTACAAAGAGAAGGCGAACAGCAGTAGCCGGCGCGAACTGCGCGCGCGCCAAATGAACAGGAGGAGGACCATCGTGGCCGCGATGGTGCCGCTGATCACAACTTTCTGGAGCGCGGCCCGCGGGTAATACAAATCCCCCACTCGTGCCATCGCCCGCACCTGGGCGCCCAGCCAACTCTCCAGCCCAAACAACTCCCATAGGCAGGCCAGGGCCAACAGGACGGCCAGCATCTGCCACCAGCGCTCGCCCGAGCCCAGAGTGGCGCCTTTCGCCGGCTCGCCGGCCCCCCAGGCAAGCACGGCGGCGGCTAGAAACACCAAGGCCGTCAGCCAGGATGGGAGTGCCGCAGGCCGCGGGTGGCCGTTCGAGTCGTCACCCGGCGACTGCAAACGCAATGGCTCCAGCCGGGTCTCCACTCTCTCGGCCGCGTTGCTGCTCACGGGGATGACCTCCGTGGTCGTTACCATCGTGTGGTCCTGCCACTCCCCCGTCCGGCTCAGGAAAATAATACCGGTGACGAACTGCAGCCCGTTGACTGGTGGCACCATGATCTCGAAGTCGAACGTTCCACCCTCGCGGCCCACAGGAACGGATCCTCCGCTGGCCAGGTAGCCCATCGTTTCATCGCGTGTCGGCCCCCAGTGGAGATCGGCGCATAGACGGGAGGGTTCCGCCAACGGCGCCAAATGCACTCGCAGCGGCAAAGTCTGACTCGCAACGGCGCGGCGGGGCGCCTCCACCCGCAGCCAGCCGGCACGTGGCTCCGAACGATCCAGCAGCCACCAGACGGTTGCCGCCGCTGCCACGAGCAAGATTAGCCCGGCACAACCTCGGCGTTTGGCTCTCGGCTCAAGCCCCATAGGCCAGCTTGGGAGGCATCCTATCCATTACGGCGGAGAGTAGGACGGCTCCCTGCCTGCTCAAGCACGAAGTTCGACGGCTCCCACCTTGACCGCTTCAAGGCCAGGGCGAAGGAGCGAAGCGACTCCGCCGAAATGGCTTGCCTCCGGTGCCGAGTCAGGCGAAATAGATGCCCAATGGTTCGTGTTGGATGCTCGGCCCGCAAGGCAGGTTTCCAACCGTTCGGGCCCATAGCTCAGTGGTTAGAGCAGGCGACTCATAATCGCTTGGTCCCAGGTTCAAATCCTGGTGGGCCCACCAGCGAGAAACACCCTGAAAACAAAGGGGAATATCCACTTCCGGGATTTGAGGCCGCACCCATCGAAAAACCATGCTTGGCCAATTCTTGGCCAATTTTGAAGTGGTTTTTTCTGCGGTGCTCATGCGTTGAGATTTTCGACCACTCACCCACGATTGCAATGCGATTTGAACCGGGTGTTTCACGAGAGACGGGCGTGGTTGCCGTTATTCAGATACCGGTCGAGTTCGGTGCGCGGGATTAGGACGCGGCGCAAGCCTGACAGCTTGCGGAGCACCTTGCGGCGCACGAGACGGCGCACCGTTTCCTCGCAGACGCCGAGTTCTGTTGCACTGCTTTTCACGTCGAGAGTCTGGCATTCGATGGTTGCTGTTGCGTTCATACTCATTCTTTCATGTGGCAACAGGCTACGACCCACCGCAATTTCTTGGGTGTAGTGGATACACAGAATGCACACCCCGCTCGCACGTTCAGGCGAACGAAAAGGCAAAGCAACACCGATGGAAAACTCGCGAAGCATCCAAACCGAATCGAACGGCTTGGCTCTTGAAGAAGTGGCTCCTACAGGCAGCCCGAATCAGGAGTGTTTGACTGCCGGCTGGGAACGTCACCCATGATTAGGCGTGTGCGC
This region of Candidatus Paceibacterota bacterium genomic DNA includes:
- a CDS encoding DUF488 family protein, with protein sequence MYYVHGIHIRRVYDPPTPNDGARLLVDRLWPRGVTWEKLQLAGWLKGVAPSDSLRHWFNHDSAKWEEFQRRYAAELEQNPRAWQPILQAACDGIVTLLFAARDTRHNNAAALRTFLEKKLAGPGVKTASVSRSGPG
- a CDS encoding KH domain-containing protein gives rise to the protein MPAEPQTTLQKILDLLGFPATVEEHRLEDGTLLDVKTDDSGRLIGRQGQTLADLQYITNRLLFQQDPTVPKITVDVSGYRAQAREALVRKAKEAAEKVRRWGDVVELEPLSAFDRRIVHQALKDDPGVETHSVEVEGTEKKAILLRPKH
- the yidC gene encoding membrane protein insertase YidC; amino-acid sequence: MDRKSIIALVICFLVLMLWYPLVNKLYPPKPLPPGATNAPVATVTTTNWAAPPAVTAPVLEQPAPAPQPLVTADVPEELLTVANDNARYTFSSHGGGLKLVELLERESPRRKQAPQTNVLATLNSVTRPPTLALLGGEAVQGDGIFRLNRIDGGVRAEKSLTNGLSIVKEFRLSTNYLVAATVRLENRSSQPLTLPAQQWIIGTATPMGPDDNGMVIGVMWYNGAKTDEAGASFFSSTGFACMPRTPPAEYRAGADNVVWAAAHNQFFTLALMPEQPAKAVVAHKIILPRPTGADATPASASKPPPEGYEGALIYPGQILAPGQAFTNQVSLFAGPKEYQTLARLGSRFNNNIDLVMGYGGFFGFFAKALLLAMNWLHHALGLSYGWAIIAITFIIKLVFWPLTQASTRSMKRLQALQPQMKAIKDKYKDDPAKMNKKTMEFMKEHKVSPLGGCLPMLLQIPIFFGFYKMIQSAFELRGEHFLWVKDLSKPDTLFTIPGTGFPFNLLPLIMGATMLWQARLTPPSPGMDAMQAKMMRYMPLMFLVFLYNFSAGLTLYWTVQNLLTIAQTMLTRTTPEPAVPVKAPVLTAPQKKRK
- the yidD gene encoding membrane protein insertion efficiency factor YidD; translated protein: MFGPAGRCRFTPSCSEYAIDALRRHGAVAGTWLAVRRVARCHPWGGCGDDPVPEPKPEVHSHPTLELGLLTLDPRTPPQPR
- the rnpA gene encoding ribonuclease P protein component, with translation MAVPTPQRLRFDRAARLKHGRDFARLRQAGERLATGCLIANWQRLPADSASRLGVITGRKIGGAVVRSRARRLLREAYRLHQHDLTAPVDLVLVARHSIAGRGLAEVERDFLTALRRGKLLKPAGGRVE
- the rpmH gene encoding 50S ribosomal protein L34; this encodes MKRQYQPSKIRRKRQHGFLARKATKSGRGILRNRRREGRKRLTPV
- a CDS encoding helix-turn-helix domain-containing protein; the encoded protein is MNATATIECQTLDVKSSATELGVCEETVRRLVRRKVLRKLSGLRRVLIPRTELDRYLNNGNHARLS